Proteins from a single region of Halorubrum sp. 2020YC2:
- a CDS encoding amino acid-binding protein, with translation MSDRRDGAPEGVVDGPGSADGGHAATAPSTHTVRLELVDEPGQLLAALHPIADNGGNLLSIYHERGNKTPRGRIPVEVDFEATPDRFEEIVDALRSEGVNVMQAGTERYAEEVTLLMFGHLVDTDLSDTLSRIESCESASVADVSLAAPQGTEEVSSARLRLEARAGETGAALAAVRDIAAEKELRVVEPLTGVDA, from the coding sequence GTGAGCGACCGTCGAGACGGGGCGCCCGAGGGCGTCGTCGACGGACCCGGGTCGGCCGACGGCGGCCACGCGGCGACCGCCCCCTCGACGCACACGGTTCGGCTGGAGCTCGTCGACGAGCCGGGCCAGCTGCTCGCCGCGCTCCACCCGATCGCGGACAACGGCGGGAACCTCCTGTCTATCTACCACGAGCGCGGGAACAAGACGCCGCGCGGTCGGATCCCGGTCGAGGTGGACTTCGAGGCGACCCCCGACCGGTTCGAGGAGATAGTCGACGCGCTCCGCAGCGAGGGCGTGAACGTGATGCAGGCGGGGACGGAGCGGTACGCGGAGGAGGTGACGCTGCTCATGTTCGGCCACCTCGTCGACACCGACCTCTCCGACACGCTTTCGCGGATCGAGTCCTGCGAGTCGGCCTCGGTGGCCGACGTGTCGCTCGCGGCCCCGCAGGGCACCGAGGAGGTGTCGAGCGCGCGGCTTCGCCTCGAAGCCCGCGCGGGCGAGACGGGCGCGGCGCTGGCGGCGGTCCGCGACATCGCGGCCGAGAAGGAGCTCCGCGTCGTCGAGCCGCTCACGGGGGTGGACGCGTGA
- a CDS encoding homoserine dehydrogenase — MRLAVMGAGAVGRSVVELAREYGHEVVAVADSSSAAVADGTGGATVGVDPDAVVARKAERGIVGDGDPADALAADYDALVEATPTTLDDAEPGFSHVTTALERDRHAVLANKGPVAERFGDLRAAVDDSDGEIRFEATVGGAIPAVSTVEDVEPGHVTAVRGVLNGTANFILTRMAAEGLDYEHVLAEAQDLGVAEADPSFDVDGTDAALKCVILANVLSFGAADDPADAREFTLDDADVSGIRDVPGSALRLAAEDGRTVRLIGEATGETVRVAPRLVPENGTLAVSGTQNIVQIETSHAGRLNISGRGAGGPETASAVLGDVGRLE, encoded by the coding sequence GTGAGGCTCGCCGTGATGGGCGCGGGCGCGGTCGGGCGCTCCGTCGTCGAGTTGGCCCGGGAGTACGGCCACGAGGTCGTCGCGGTCGCGGACTCGTCGAGCGCGGCCGTCGCGGACGGGACGGGCGGCGCGACCGTCGGCGTCGACCCGGACGCGGTCGTCGCCCGGAAGGCGGAGCGGGGGATCGTCGGGGACGGCGATCCCGCCGACGCCCTCGCGGCCGACTACGACGCCCTCGTGGAGGCGACGCCGACGACGCTCGATGACGCCGAGCCGGGCTTCTCGCACGTGACGACCGCCCTGGAGCGCGACCGCCACGCCGTCCTCGCGAACAAGGGACCGGTCGCGGAGCGGTTCGGTGACCTGCGGGCCGCCGTCGACGACAGCGACGGCGAGATCCGGTTCGAGGCGACCGTCGGCGGCGCGATCCCGGCGGTATCGACCGTCGAGGATGTCGAACCCGGGCACGTCACCGCGGTCCGCGGCGTGCTCAACGGGACGGCGAACTTCATCCTGACGCGGATGGCCGCCGAGGGTCTCGACTACGAGCACGTGCTCGCGGAGGCGCAGGACCTCGGGGTCGCGGAGGCGGACCCCTCCTTCGACGTGGACGGCACCGACGCGGCGCTGAAGTGCGTCATCCTCGCGAACGTCCTCTCCTTCGGCGCGGCCGACGACCCGGCCGACGCGCGGGAGTTCACGCTCGACGACGCCGACGTGTCGGGCATCCGTGACGTGCCCGGCTCCGCGCTGCGGCTCGCGGCCGAGGACGGACGGACGGTGCGGCTGATCGGGGAGGCGACCGGCGAGACCGTCCGAGTCGCGCCGCGGCTCGTCCCCGAAAACGGGACGCTCGCGGTCTCCGGCACGCAGAACATCGTCCAGATCGAGACCTCTCATGCCGGCCGGCTCAACATCTCCGGCCGGGGCGCGGGCGGTCCCGAGACCGCGAGTGCGGTCCTCGGAGACGTGGGGCGGTTGGAGTAG
- the tuf gene encoding translation elongation factor EF-1 subunit alpha, producing MSDKPHQNLAIIGHVDHGKSTLVGRLLFETGSVPEHVIEQHREEAEEKGKGGFEFAYVMDNLAEERERGVTIDIAHQEFDTDNYYFTIVDCPGHRDFVKNMITGASQADNAVLVVAADDGVAPQTREHVFLARTLGINELIIGVNKMDLVDYQESTYKEVIGEVEDLLNQVRFATDDTTFVPISAFEGDNVSEESENTPWYDGDTLLESLNDLPESEPPTDAPLRLPIQDVYTISGIGTVPVGRVETGILNTGDNVSFQPSDVGGEVKTVEMHHEEVPKAEPGDNVGFNVRGIGKDDIRRGDVCGPADDPPSVAETFKAQVVVMQHPSVITAGYTPVFHAHTAQVACTIESIDQKIDPSSGEVAEENPDFIKSGDAAVVTVRPQKPLSIEPSGEIPELGSFAIRDMGQTIAAGKVLEVNER from the coding sequence ATGAGTGACAAACCGCACCAGAATCTGGCCATCATCGGCCACGTCGACCACGGCAAGAGTACGCTCGTGGGTCGCCTCCTCTTCGAGACGGGGAGCGTCCCCGAGCACGTAATCGAGCAGCACCGCGAGGAAGCCGAAGAGAAGGGCAAGGGCGGCTTCGAGTTCGCCTACGTGATGGACAACCTCGCCGAGGAGCGCGAGCGCGGCGTCACGATCGATATCGCCCACCAGGAGTTCGACACGGACAACTACTACTTCACCATCGTCGACTGCCCGGGCCACCGTGACTTCGTGAAGAACATGATCACGGGCGCCTCGCAGGCCGACAACGCGGTGCTCGTCGTCGCGGCCGACGACGGCGTCGCGCCCCAGACCCGAGAGCACGTGTTCCTGGCCCGCACGCTGGGTATCAACGAGCTCATCATCGGCGTCAACAAGATGGACCTGGTCGACTACCAGGAGTCCACCTACAAGGAGGTCATCGGCGAGGTCGAGGACCTGCTCAACCAGGTCCGCTTCGCGACCGACGACACGACGTTCGTGCCGATCTCGGCGTTCGAGGGCGACAACGTCTCCGAGGAGTCCGAGAACACGCCGTGGTACGACGGCGACACCCTGCTGGAGTCGCTCAACGACCTGCCGGAGTCCGAGCCGCCGACGGACGCGCCGCTCCGACTCCCGATCCAGGACGTTTACACCATCTCCGGCATCGGGACCGTCCCCGTGGGACGCGTCGAGACCGGGATTCTCAACACCGGCGACAACGTCTCCTTCCAGCCGTCCGACGTGGGCGGCGAGGTGAAGACGGTCGAGATGCACCACGAAGAGGTGCCCAAGGCCGAGCCCGGCGACAACGTCGGGTTCAACGTCCGCGGCATCGGCAAGGACGACATCCGCCGCGGCGACGTCTGTGGCCCGGCCGACGACCCGCCGAGCGTCGCGGAGACGTTCAAGGCGCAGGTCGTCGTCATGCAGCACCCGTCGGTCATCACGGCCGGCTACACCCCGGTCTTCCACGCCCACACGGCGCAGGTCGCCTGTACGATCGAGTCCATCGATCAGAAGATCGACCCCTCGTCCGGTGAGGTCGCCGAGGAGAACCCGGACTTCATCAAGTCCGGCGACGCCGCGGTCGTCACCGTGCGCCCCCAGAAGCCGCTCAGCATCGAGCCGTCCGGCGAGATTCCGGAACTCGGCAGCTTCGCCATCCGCGACATGGGTCAGACCATCGCGGCCGGCAAGGTGCTCGAAGTCAACGAGCGATAA
- the rpsJ gene encoding 30S ribosomal protein S10, giving the protein MQQARVRLAGTSPEDLDDICDDVREIADSTGVALSGPIPLPTKTLEIPSRKSPDGEGTATWEHWEMRVHKRLIDIDADERALRQLMRVQVPNDVSIEIVLED; this is encoded by the coding sequence ATGCAGCAGGCACGCGTCCGCCTCGCCGGCACGAGCCCCGAGGACCTCGACGACATCTGCGACGACGTCCGCGAGATCGCGGACTCGACGGGGGTCGCCCTGTCGGGCCCGATCCCGCTGCCGACGAAGACGCTCGAGATCCCGTCGCGAAAGTCCCCGGACGGTGAGGGGACGGCGACGTGGGAGCACTGGGAGATGCGCGTCCACAAGCGGCTTATCGACATCGACGCCGACGAACGCGCGCTCCGCCAGCTCATGCGCGTCCAAGTGCCGAACGACGTCAGCATCGAGATCGTTCTCGAAGACTGA
- a CDS encoding rhomboid family intramembrane serine protease, which yields MRATLETLGITLLVGAAQAALGVVGLAGLFALSTPVAVAPWTLVTSVYAHGSVGHLLANALALLFVGPLVERRTTRARFHAFVVTTGALAGVAQVTLGGLLGPPAAVLGISGAVFALGGYLLAGNVVSETLFDRLRLSPRVQLALFGLVAVVLTATTAAPGVALIAHATGAFCGLVAGRTGLLDAR from the coding sequence ATGCGTGCCACCCTCGAAACGCTCGGAATCACCCTCCTCGTCGGCGCCGCGCAGGCCGCGCTCGGCGTCGTCGGCCTCGCCGGCCTGTTCGCGCTGTCGACGCCCGTCGCCGTCGCCCCGTGGACGCTCGTCACGAGCGTGTACGCGCACGGCTCCGTCGGCCACCTGCTGGCGAACGCCCTCGCGCTGCTTTTCGTCGGCCCCCTCGTCGAGCGCCGGACGACCCGCGCCCGGTTCCACGCGTTCGTCGTGACCACCGGCGCGCTCGCCGGCGTCGCGCAGGTGACGCTCGGGGGCCTGCTCGGCCCCCCGGCCGCCGTGTTGGGGATCAGCGGCGCCGTCTTCGCGCTCGGCGGCTACCTGCTCGCGGGCAACGTCGTGAGCGAGACGCTGTTCGACCGCCTGCGCCTCTCGCCGCGGGTCCAACTCGCCTTGTTCGGCCTCGTCGCCGTCGTCCTCACCGCGACGACGGCCGCGCCCGGCGTCGCGCTGATCGCGCACGCGACCGGGGCGTTCTGCGGCCTCGTCGCGGGCCGCACGGGTCTGCTCGACGCGCGGTAA